The Neobacillus sp. OS1-2 genome includes a window with the following:
- the nusB gene encoding transcription antitermination factor NusB, whose protein sequence is MKRRTAREKALQALFQIDVSNTEPSDAIEHVLEGEAGDEYLSKLVLGVIEQKNEIDELIMQYLEKWSLDRLATVDRNVLRMATYELKYFRNEVPENVILDEAIEIAKIYGDDQSSKFINGVLSKVKQKLLTD, encoded by the coding sequence ATGAAGAGAAGAACAGCAAGGGAAAAAGCGCTTCAGGCACTTTTTCAAATTGACGTAAGTAACACGGAACCTTCGGATGCAATTGAACATGTTTTGGAAGGGGAAGCGGGTGACGAGTATCTTTCGAAATTGGTTTTAGGGGTAATCGAACAAAAAAACGAAATTGATGAATTAATCATGCAGTACCTTGAAAAATGGTCTCTTGATCGATTGGCAACGGTAGATCGAAATGTATTACGGATGGCTACATATGAATTGAAATATTTCCGAAATGAAGTTCCTGAAAATGTCATTTTAGATGAGGCTATAGAGATTGCTAAAATATATGGGGATGACCAGTCAAGTAAGTTTATTAACGGAGTTCTTTCAAAGGTGAAACAAAAGCTTCTTACTGACTAA
- a CDS encoding Asp23/Gls24 family envelope stress response protein, with product MSEFNVLEMDQGNNGHGKIEIAPEVIEVIAGIAASEVEGVAGMRGNFAAGVVERLGKKNHGKGVKVELTESGIKVDVYCLMKFGISIPTVAGEIQDNIRQALLNMTALDAEEVNIHVVGIQFEAQKIEPVIESEL from the coding sequence ATGAGTGAATTTAATGTCTTAGAAATGGATCAAGGAAATAATGGTCATGGGAAAATTGAAATTGCCCCTGAAGTTATTGAAGTTATTGCAGGCATTGCTGCTTCCGAGGTAGAAGGTGTAGCAGGAATGCGAGGTAATTTTGCCGCAGGTGTTGTCGAACGCCTAGGGAAGAAAAACCATGGCAAAGGTGTAAAAGTTGAACTAACTGAATCAGGAATAAAAGTGGATGTATATTGTTTAATGAAGTTCGGCATATCTATACCAACTGTTGCTGGTGAAATACAAGATAACATTCGTCAGGCGCTGCTAAATATGACGGCCTTAGATGCAGAAGAGGTAAATATTCACGTTGTCGGTATTCAATTTGAAGCTCAAAAGATTGAGCCAGTGATCGAATCAGAGCTATAA
- the accC gene encoding acetyl-CoA carboxylase biotin carboxylase subunit, with translation MIKKLLIANRGEIAVRIIRACREMGIESVAVYSEADREALHVQLADEAYCIGPTSSKDSYLNVTNIISVAKLTGCDAIHPGYGFLAENADFAELCRECNIIFVGPSPEAITKMGTKDIARETMREAGVPIVPGSTGIINDMDEALELVKKIEYPVIIKATAGGGGKGIRVAKNEQELIKGINITQQEALTAFGNPGVYIEKYIEDFRHVEIQVLGDTHGNTIHLGERDCSIQRRLQKLLEETPSPALDGEIRAEMGEAAVKAAKAVDYSGAGTVEFIYDYRNRKYYFMEMNTRIQVEHPVTEMVTGIDLIKEQIRVANGEKLTITQKDVTFTGWAIECRINAENPEKNFLPSAGKIKMYLPPGGLGVRIDSAAYPGYTIPPYYDSMIAKVITYGSSREEAISRMKRALSEFVVEGIHTTIPFHLKLLENEKFVEGNFNTKFLELHDVMKSI, from the coding sequence ATGATAAAAAAACTGTTAATTGCAAACAGAGGAGAAATTGCTGTTAGGATAATACGAGCCTGCCGAGAAATGGGCATTGAATCTGTTGCTGTATACTCCGAAGCGGATCGTGAAGCACTACATGTCCAATTGGCAGATGAAGCCTATTGTATTGGACCGACATCATCAAAAGATAGTTACTTAAACGTCACAAATATTATCAGTGTCGCAAAACTGACAGGCTGCGATGCTATTCATCCTGGCTATGGTTTCCTAGCCGAGAATGCTGATTTCGCGGAGCTTTGCCGCGAGTGTAATATTATATTTGTCGGCCCAAGCCCTGAAGCGATTACCAAAATGGGCACCAAGGATATCGCCAGAGAAACGATGCGTGAAGCGGGTGTTCCTATTGTTCCTGGTTCAACCGGAATCATCAATGATATGGATGAAGCACTTGAACTTGTCAAAAAGATTGAATATCCCGTCATCATTAAAGCAACAGCAGGCGGGGGCGGTAAGGGAATTCGTGTTGCTAAGAATGAACAAGAATTAATTAAAGGCATAAATATTACCCAACAAGAAGCCTTAACGGCCTTTGGAAATCCCGGTGTATACATAGAAAAGTATATTGAGGATTTCCGCCATGTTGAAATTCAAGTGCTTGGTGATACTCACGGTAACACCATCCATTTGGGTGAAAGAGATTGCTCTATTCAACGAAGGCTTCAAAAGCTGCTAGAAGAAACACCTTCACCGGCTTTAGATGGAGAAATTCGCGCAGAAATGGGCGAGGCAGCTGTAAAAGCTGCAAAAGCAGTTGATTATTCAGGTGCTGGCACGGTAGAATTTATCTATGACTATCGCAATCGTAAATATTATTTTATGGAAATGAACACAAGGATTCAGGTGGAGCACCCCGTAACAGAAATGGTCACCGGAATCGACCTTATTAAGGAACAGATTCGAGTGGCAAACGGTGAAAAACTAACGATTACCCAAAAGGATGTCACTTTTACTGGCTGGGCAATCGAATGTCGGATCAATGCAGAGAATCCAGAGAAGAACTTTCTACCTTCAGCTGGTAAAATCAAAATGTATTTGCCGCCCGGTGGGTTAGGGGTTCGGATTGATTCAGCAGCATATCCGGGATATACAATTCCACCTTACTACGATTCCATGATTGCGAAAGTTATCACATACGGCAGCAGTAGGGAAGAGGCAATATCCAGAATGAAACGTGCGTTAAGCGAGTTTGTGGTGGAAGGTATCCATACCACGATTCCGTTTCATTTAAAACTGCTGGAAAATGAGAAATTTGTCGAAGGCAACTTCAATACCAAATTCCTAGAATTGCATGATGTGATGAAATCAATCTAA